A stretch of the Aricia agestis chromosome 15, ilAriAges1.1, whole genome shotgun sequence genome encodes the following:
- the LOC121734489 gene encoding uncharacterized protein LOC121734489 → MTRTRSKVNAEQPQDIYSDEELETATPAQKMAAAPAPLFSHGNRDDASSIPHSSVPPPHQHEHQEFQHNDAEGDDATRIPHRPSAPHIADATFSQQSVSMLLEGLQRTQTNAIKEILDSVLGHRAMTSTPAPVPTESGNFARCKAVFSGAPTESIEGFIDAVESYKECANVTDSNAIKGMSMLLTQDAATWWQGIKNQVTTWDEVVINLRSAYGDRRPPHRIYRDLFATEQQIENTDVFVAKARALLSRLPQNDLTEKVKLDMIYGLLNVRIRKRLRREEFTTFAELLQHARNIEDSMGEEERRASTARPSPAGASTFRTAPAPSAAGAQTRGVPAVRAQPAASAALPLPPPPRAAAALHAPAQPQPQQRGVPDVNAPFRASPTTSASASGPARPYCTYCKRYGHRREQCRKLENRGESFRDTNNASENAVNKFYSVNDKYTSYIENVPTPCKGTVPKCKKSGTDFVQNSYKFRSHKINDVIISHMCPEGKCSNSDLSHNVPCTCCNGVMLKCNKSDLACKCSTFFVDNFNDATMTCPQVKCDKSDFSQIHVDTDNNVFSQNNAKGKRTCNGRLQKCNKSDFSQNHVDTDNNVFSQNNAKGACTCNGTLQKCNKSDFLQNFVDTDNNVFSQNNAKGKRTCNGTLQRCNKSDFSEKSTQYVKNFNFTDDVNLLYCYDDNYVRIKDDDDLLACSVGDSPVKRRDLRPIFKIEILGVNGTALIDTAAKHCIAGHTLYALLLRKGHPLTPSTRQIKLADGHAREMNVLTTTLQVRLEHVIITIPFLIFPESGDNETLLGIDFLRAMGVVINLSKEIWYFDKNPRVKHTLLFEPTSRGTTCASTDVLRDDEGTQLESAEREELAQILVRHAHIFRPGGAPTPFAEHRIDTGEHPPIAVPPYRLNPAKKEVMKKEIEKMLQEDIIEECESAWCAPALMIPKARGGVRFCVDYRRLNAVTRSDTYPMPLIDELLQSTKRNCFMSTLDLKSGYWQVSVREEDRDKTAFISPLGIYRFKRMPFGLKNAPATFQRLIDRLRSCSSLKDVVLLAYLDDLLIISEGFQQHLKDLEAVFERLTEYNLCVNREKCVFAREKVKYLGHIITQEGVSIDNDKVSSVLEMKEPTNLKHMRTFLQTCSWFRKFIPNFSQVAEPLTRLTRKNQAWTWGAAQSQAFNELKRLLTSAPILIQADFSRPFILRTDASNYALGAVLLQGEEKEERPIEYASRLLTSAEQNYSTTEREALAVVWAVERFRSYLDGQPVIIGSDHQPLRWLLTLKSPTGRLVRWALKLQSFDIQYQYTPGKANVVADTLSRPICSGETRDQCGICSVIIDVPVKKPDLLRQEQLADPELEKIVKELEANDEVAAQRWTERGYMMDQGVLYRYNPDSDSESPQLVVPADQQEDILKQCHDSAVAGHPGIDNTYRKVSQLYYFTGMRRIITDYVKACVQCQRYKASNNKPPGLLQTPVMNQRNEVLAIDLFGPLPEGEEGERWILLVEDTATRWVELYAIKDATAEACARVLIEEFFMRYGLPRRIISDNGVQFISAVMRQCMSVLGVTQNLVPLYHPEANPAERKNRDLKAQLARLVEGDHRTWPKNLPVIRFALNSAVCRTTGTTPAYLTFGRELRSPSEATHDQRAILDKDNFVPQITPYLRRFLNSLSAIRERVEKQQDKAKEYADQSRRQVDFQVGDKVLLKSHLLSKGSKALTAKFMPRRDGPYVIAKKISPTTYNIARMELPHEIIGKYHVQDLTRFIGNDDTPPEPVNPVKKRGRPKKVDEQLVQERGRTPELEGEYIANHVNTNNRVLPKRASRRRMPARYAASVSVVPG, encoded by the coding sequence ATGACGCGTACAAGAAGTAAAGTGAACGCGGAACAACCGCAAGACATCTACAGCGACGAGGAGCTAGAAACCGCGACTCCCGCGCAAAAGATGGCGGCCGCGCCCGCGCCATTATTTTCACATGGCAACAGAGACGATGCATCAAGCATTCCCCATTCCTCTGTGCCACCTCCGCATCAGCATGAACACCAGGAGTTCCAGCATAATGACGCCGAGGGTGATGATGCAACACGCATTCCCCACCGCCCCTCCGCCCCTCACATTGCTGACGCAACATTCTCACAGCAGAGTGTTTCTATGCTCCTCGAAGGCCTACAAAGAACGCAAACGAACGCTATAAAGGAAATTCTAGACAGCGTTCTCGGCCACCGCGCGATGACTTCGACTCCCGCGCCGGTGCCTACTGAAAGTGGGAATTTTGCGCGTTGTAAGGCTGTGTTTAGCGGCGCACCTACCGAGTCCATAGAAGGATTTATAGACGCAGTAGAAAGCTATAAAGAGTGTGCCAACGTGACTGATAGTAATGCAATAAAAGGTATGTCAATGTTGCTAACGCAAGACGCGGCCACCTGGTGGCAGGGCATTAAAAATCAAGTGACTACATGGGACGAGGTCGTAATTAACCTACGGAGCGCCTACGGCGACCGACGGCCGCCCCATAGAATTTACCGCGACTTATTCGCAACCGAACAACAGATCGAGAATACCGACGTGTTTGTTGCTAAAGCGCGCGCCCTGTTATCACGGCTACCACAGAATGATTTGACTGAAAAAGTTAAATTAGACATGATTTACGGCCTTTTAAACGTGCGAATAAGAAAACGACTCCGCAGAGAGGAATTTACTACATTCGCCGAGTTATTACAACATGCTAGAAACATCGAAGACTCAATGGGAGAAGAGGAGCGACGAGCATCAACAGCGAGGCCATCGCCGGCCGGCGCGAGTACTTTCCGCACCGCCCCGGCcccctccgctgccggcgcgcaGACACGAGGCGTGCCCGCGGTGCGCGCGCAGCCCGCGGCCTCCGCCGCGCtgccgctgccgccgccgccccgcgcTGCCGCAGCCCTGCACGCGCCCGCGCAGCCGCAGCCGCAACAGCGCGGCGTGCCAGACGTGAACGCGCCTTTTCGGGCTTCCCCGACGACCTCGGCCTCCGCCTCGGGTCCCGCCCGACCCTACTGTACCTACTGCAAGCGCTACGGTCACCGCCGTGAACAGTGCCGTAAGTTGGAGAACAGAGGTGAGTCTTTCAGAGACACTAATAACGCGAGTGAAAATGCCGTAAATAAGTTCTATAGTGTTAACGACAAGTATACCAGTTATATTGAAAACGTACCTACGCCTTGTAAAGGTACTGTACCGAAATGTAAAAAGTCCGGTACCGATTTTGTACAAAATTCTTATAAATTTCGTAGTCACAAAATTAATGACGTAATAATTTCGCACATGTGTCCCGAGGGAAAGTGCAGTAACTCAGATTTATCACATAACGTTCCGTGTACTTGTTGTAACGGTGTAATGCTAAAGTGCAACAAGTCCGATTTGGCATGCAAATGTAGTACATTTTTTGTTGACAATTTCAATGACGCTACGATGACCTGCCCGCAGGTAAAGTGTGATAAGTCTGATTTTTCACAAATTCATGTTGACACCGACAATAAtgttttttctcaaaataacGCTAAGGGTAAGCGTACATGTAACGGTAGATTGCAAAAGTGTAATAAGTctgatttttcacaaaatcatgTCGACACCGACAATAAtgttttttctcaaaataacGCTAAGGGTGCTTGTACATGTAACGGTACATTGCAAAAGTGTAATAAGtctgattttttacaaaattttgttgacaccgacaataatgttttttctcaaaataacGCTAAGGGTAAGCGTACATGTAACGGTACATTGCAAAGGTGTAATAAGTCAgatttttcagaaaaatcgactcaatatgtcaaaaattttaattttactgaTGATGTTAATTTACTATATTGTTATGATGATAATTATGTACGTATTAAGGACGATGACGACTTGTTGGCATGTAGCGTCGGTGATAGTCCCGTCAAACGTCGCGACTTACGTCCCATTTTCAAAATCGAGATTTTGGGAGTAAATGGTACAGCTTTAATTGATACTGCCGCGAAACATTGTATTGCCGGTCACACGCTATATGCTCTCCTTCTACGTAAAGGCCACCCGCTCACGCCTTCGACGAGGCAGATTAAACTCGCCGATGGCCACGCACGTGAGATGAACGTTCTCACTACCACGTTGCAGGTCCGGTTGGAACACGTTATCATCACAATACCATTTCTTATTTTCCCCGAGTCCGGCGACAACGAGACGTTGCTCGGTATAGATTTCCTTAGGGCTATGGGTGTCGTTATTAATCTCTCCAAAGAAATATGGTATTTTGACAAGAATCCTCGTGTTAAACATACGCTACTTTTTGAACCAACTTCGCGTGGCACTACTTGTGCCTCCACAGACGTTCTCCGGGATGACGAGGGTACTCAGCTGGAGTCAGCAGAGCGAGAGGAACTCGCCCAGATCCTCGTTAGGCACGCGCACATTTTTCGTCCAGGGGGAGCGCCTACACCTTTCGCGGAACACCGTATAGATACGGGTGAGCACCCACCGATAGCAGTGCCCCCATACCGTCTGAATCCTGCGAAGAAAGaggttatgaaaaaagaaatcgAGAAAATGTTGCAGGAAGATATAATTGAAGAATGCGAGTCTGCATGGTGCGCTCCGGCGTTGATGATCCCAAAGGCTCGTGGCGGCGTCAGGTTCTGTGTAGATTACAGGCGCCTGAATGCTGTTACCAGGTCGGACACGTACCCCATGCCGCTGATTGATGAGCTGCTTCAATCAACAAAAAGGAACTGCTTCATGAGCACGCTTGACCTTAAATCGGGTTACTGGCAAGTTAGCGTCCGAGAAGAAGACAGGGATAAGACGGCCTTCATATCTCCTCTCGGCATATATCGCTTCAAGCGCATGCCCTTCGGCCTCAAGAACGCGCCTGCCACATTCCAGCGGCTCATCGACCGCCTCCGCTCCTGCTCATCTTTAAAGGATGTGGTTCTATTGGCCTACTTAGATGACCTTCTCATAATCTCAGAGGGGTTTCAACAGCATCTCAAAGACCTCGAGGCAGTTTTCGAACGCCTGACTGAATACAACCTCTGTGTCAATAGGGAGAAGTGTGTCTTTGCAAGGGAGAAAGTAAAGTACCTTGGACACATAATCACACAGGAAGGCGTCTCCATCGACAATGATAAAGTCAGTTCTGTACTCGAGATGAAGGAACCGACCAATCTCAAGCACATGAGAACTTTCCTTCAAACGTGCTCGTGGTTTAGGAAATTTATTCCTAACTTTTCCCAAGTGGCTGAACCACTAACACGTTTGACACGAAAAAACCAAGCATGGACTTGGGGCGCAGCTCAATCACAAGCGTTCAATGAACTCAAGCGGTTGCTGACTTCAGCGCCCATTTTGATTCAAGCTGATTTTAGTCGACCTTTTATTTTACGAACGGATGCCAGTAATTACGCATTAGGAGCTGTCTTACTTCAGGGGGAGGAAAAAGAGGAAAGACCAATTGAGTACGCGAGTCGACTCCTTACCTCAGCGGAACAAAACTACTCTACCACCGAGCGTGAAGCTCTGGCGGTGGTATGGGCAGTCGAACGTTTCAGATCCTACCTCGATGGGCAACCCGTTATAATAGGAAGTGATCACCAACCACTCCGCTGGCTGCTGACTTTAAAATCGCCAACCGGTCGGCTAGTGCGATGGGCTCTCAAACTCCAGTCATTTGATATACAATACCAGTATACTCCAGGTAAAGCAAATGTTGTGGCCGACACCTTAAGTAGGCCGATCTGCTCGGGAGAAACCCGCGATCAATGCGGCATTTGCTCTGTAATAATAGACGTACCTGTGAAGAAACCGGATCTGTTGAGGCAGGAGCAGCTGGCAGATCCAGAACTGGAGAAGATTGTCAAAGAACTTGAAGCCAATGACGAAGTCGCAGCCCAGCGTTGGACGGAGCGGGGATATATGATGGATCAAGGAGTGTTGTACCGGTATAACCCCGACTCAGACAGTGAATCACCACAACTCGTAGTTCCAGCTGACCAACAGGAAGACATCTTGAAGCAATGTCATGACTCTGCGGTAGCAGGGCATCCTGGAATTGACAATACTTACCGAAAAGTATCGCAGCTGTATTACTTCACTGGAATGCGCAGGATAATAACTGACTACGTGAAAGCTTGCGTTCAATGCCAAAGATATAAGGCCAGCAATAACAAGCCTCCAGGCCTCCTCCAGACGCCCGTCATGAACCAACGTAACGAGGTGTTGGCCATAGATCTATTCGGCCCATTACCAGAAGGAGAGGAAGGAGAACGGTGGATATTGCTCGTTGAAGACACGGCCACAAGATGGGTAGAGCTGTATGCGATAAAGGATGCTACAGCTGAAGCCTGCGCACGTGTCCTCATCGAAGAGTTCTTCATGCGGTATGGGTTGCCTCGCAGGATCATATCTGACAATGGAGTCCAGTTCATCTCGGCAGTCATGCGCCAATGTATGTCAGTCCTGGGCGTGACACAGAACTTGGTGCCACTGTATCACCCAGAAGCCAACCCAGCAGAAAGAAAAAACCGCGACCTTAAGGCACAGTTAGCACGATTGGTTGAAGGAGACCATAGGACCTGGCCCAAGAACTTGCCGGTAATCAGATTTGCCCTGAATAGTGCCGTGTGTCGTACAACAGGAACAACACCAGCTTACTTGACATTCGGAAGGGAGTTGCGGTCACCTTCGGAAGCAACACATGACCAACGTGCCATACTTGACAAAGATAACTTTGTCCCACAAATTACACCCTACTTACGACGATTCCTAAACTCTTTATCGGCGATTAGAGAAAGAGTCGAAAAGCAGCAGGATAAGGCGAAAGAATACGCCGATCAGTCGCGTCGTCAGGTGGACTTTCAAGTGGGTGATAAGGTCCTCCTAAAATCACACCTTTTGAGCAAAGGTTCAAAGGCACTCACTGCAAAGTTCATGCCGAGACGTGATGGTCCTTACGTCATCGCCAAGAAGATAAGCCCTACGACGTACAACATTGCGCGTATGGAGCTGCCTCATGAGATTATAGGGAAGTACCATGTTCAAGATTTGACTCGGTTCATTGGTAACGATGATACTCCGCCTGAACCAGTTAACCCCGTCAAGAAACGCGGACGACCGAAGAAGGTTGATGAGCAGCTAGTCCAGGAACGAGGGCGTACACCTGAACTAGAGGGGGAGTATATAGCAAATCATGTTAATACAAATAACCGCGTTTTGCCCAAGAGGGCCTCCCGACGACGCATGCCAGCTAGATATGCTGCGAGTGTGAGTGTGGTGCCAGGGTAA